From Macrobrachium rosenbergii isolate ZJJX-2024 chromosome 22, ASM4041242v1, whole genome shotgun sequence, the proteins below share one genomic window:
- the LOC136850805 gene encoding uncharacterized protein: MGNTVQKLRTRLVMERAQAAAVAAGHHGLVPSQSVFYPERSRSPDGRKSSTGSSSDASWTSAQDDPLDAALQSLDDLHDPDGALSDLLARTGEDDFMKAVLSFCSYMDGRMDTLDNSKIYDEFRSYTMMAEPAKVEVA; the protein is encoded by the coding sequence ATGGGTAATACGGTTCAGAAGTTGCGAACTCGTCTAGTGATGGAGAGGGCACAAGCCGCTGCAGTAGCTGCAGGCCACCACGGCCTAGTCCCGTCGCAATCCGTCTTCTATCCAGAACGCAGCCGAAGCCCCGACGGACGCAAGTCCTCCACGGGCTCCTCCAGCGACGCCTCTTGGACCAGCGCCCAGGACGACCCCTTGGACGCTGCCCTGCAGTCTCTGGACGACCTGCACGACCCCGACGGTGCGCTGAGCGACCTGCTCGCCCGCACGGGAGAGGACGACTTCATGAAGGCCGTCTTGTCCTTCTGCTCCTACATGGACGGCAGGATGGACACCCTCGACAACTCCAAGATCTACGACGAGTTCCGTTCGTACACGATGATGGCCGAGCCGGCCAAGGTGGAAGTCGCTTGA